A region of the Oceanihabitans sp. IOP_32 genome:
ATTTAGCACCAAGAATAATAGAAGAGGATTTTTTAAAGTACGATTTAAATGTGGTTTTTAAAGGAGAACCCTTTGCAATTATTGGAAATTTTCCTTATAATATTTCCACACAAATTATTTTTAAAACTTTAGACATGCGCGATCAGATTCCAGAATTTTCTGGGATGTTTCAAAAAGAAGTTGCGCAACGTATTTGCTCTAAAGAAGGTAGTAAGGTTTATGGTATTCTATCGGTGTTGGTGCAAGCATTTTACGAGGCGGAGTATTTATTTACGGTACCGCCTTCGGTATTTAATCCACCACCAAAGGTAGATTCGGGTGTGTTAAGACTCATTAGAAAAGAAAATTACAGTCTAGGCTGTGATGAAAAACTATTATTTAGAACCGTTAAAACAGCTTTTCAGCAACGCAGAAAAACACTGCGCAACAGCTTAAAGAGTTTCGATTTATCAGATGAGTTGAAAGCGAACCCTCTATTTAGCAAGCGCCCAGAACAGCTTAGTGTAGAGGCTTTTATTGAGCTTACACAATTAATTGAAAAAGACATTAATTCGTGACTTCGAGTGGTTTTAGAATGTGATTTTGAAATAGTAACGCGAAGTTTTAGACCTTATGGCAGACGAAAAAGAAAACATAAAATTTGAGCTAACCAAGGACCTCGTTAGGCAGGTTGAACAACTTATTGAAGTCCAAGATAACAAGGCGCTTCGAAAGCTGCTTAAGGAATTTCATTATGCCGACATAGCCGAAATTCTTGACGAATTAGGTCTGGAGGAGGCCATGTATGTGATCAAGCTTTTAGATTCTGAAACCACCTCAGAAATACTCATGGAACTCGATGAAGACAATCGAGAAAAGGTGTTAAAAAATCTATCGGCCCAAGAAATTGCCGAAGAAGTTGATGAATTAGATACCGATGATGCGGCAGACATTATCGCCGAACTTCCCGAAGAACGCCAGCAGGAGGTTATCAATAGGTTAGAAGACCTAGAACATAAAGCCGAAATCACAGAACTTTTAGCCTACGATGAAGATACCGCAGGTGGTCTTATGGCAAAAGAACTTGTTAAGGTTTACGAAACCTGGACTGTCGCAGGTTGTATGCGTAGAATTCGCGGTCAAGCCAAAGAAGTAACCCGGGTACATTCCATTTATGTGGTTAATAAAGAAGAAAAACTTATTGGTCGCTTGTCTTTAAAAGATTTAATAGTAGCTAAAAGTGACCAAAAAATATCAGACTTAGTCAAGGTTAATGTAGACTATGTTAATGTAAATGATGATGCTGAAGATGTGGCCAAAATCATGGCAAAATACGATTTAGAAGCCATTCCTGTTGTAGACGACAATCACGTATTATTAGGAAGAATTACGATTGATGATATTGTAGATGTTTTAAAAGAAGAAGCCGAAAAAGATTACCAGTTAGCCGCGGGTATCACCAAAGATGTTGAGGCCGACGATAGCATCTGGAAACTCACCTTAGCACGTTTACCATGGCTACTTATTGGTATGTTTGGCGGTTTAGGTGCTGCCAGTATTATCGAATATTTTAACGAAGAAATGGGTTCGTTTATCGTACTGCTTAGCTTCGTACCTCTTATACAGGCAACTGCGGGGAATGTAGGGGTACAATCGTCGGCAATTGTGGTTCAAGGTTTAGCAAACAATGCAGTAGACGGCAACATTGTAAAACGCCTTTTTAAAGAGTTTTTTCTCGCCGTGGTTAATGGTCTCGCCATAGCTCTTGTTGCCCTAATTGTAACACATTTTGTGTTTGGTACGCCCTATATTGTATCATTCACCATTGGTATAGCGCTTATTTCGGTAATTATTATGGCGGCTATAATAGGGACATTCATCCCTATTTTCTTATACAAAAGAGGTATCGACCCGGCAGTAGCCACCGGACCATTTATTACAACTAGTAATGATGTTTTTGGTATTTTAACATACTTTTTAATAGCAAAGCTTATTCTAGGGTTTTAAGTTTTTGCCACCTCTAAGTTTATTTCATGCTCCTAAAGTTTCGGTGTTTTGCATGTCGTTTTTACTGTGTTTTAAAACCAGCGTAAATGGTACCTATGCTGTTTATTGGTTTTTCTAAACTAGACGTTCTTATATATGGCGTTCCAATAACTCCCAAAACCCTAAAAGCATACGATTAATGTTATAAATTAAGAAGCTAGTTTCAACTTAATGTATAAATTTGCATTTTTCGTAAAAGTTTAACGAACAAGCGTTGTAATTAAAATACGAAGCGAGTATATTCGTGATATGAAACATCCATAACTATAATTTGATACCCAACGAAATGATGAAATGGATGTCGCATGTGACCGATGAAAAACAATGAATATAAACACATGAAACATCCATAACTAAGACTTGATACCCAAGGAAATGATGATGTGGATGTTGCCTATGAGCGATGAAAAAAATAAATATAAACACCTATTAGAATTTAGCGTTTGCGTTAAGGATTGCAGCGGCATCCTTTTGCTTTTTTGCAAAAGATATAGCGTAAAGCCTGACCTTTTTTTACGCTAACAACGTTTATATCTACGGTTATGAAAAAAAGGTAACGCCCAAATTAATGACATAAATGCCAGAACACAAACAACTAAAATACGATAAAGCTTATTTGAGAATAGCCAAAGAGTGGGGTAAATTATCGTATTGTAAACGCCGTCAAGTTGGCGCAATTATTGTTAAAGATAGAATGATAATTTCCGATGGATATAACGGTACGCCCACAGGATTTGAAAACTTTTGTGAAGACGAGCAAGGCTACACCAAATGGTATGTCCTGCACGCCGAGGCCAACGCCATTTTAAAAGTAGCATCGTCTACACAATCTTGTCATGGCGCAACGTTGTATATTACGATGTCGCCTTGTAAGGAGTGTAGCAAATTAATCCATCAAGCAGGTATTATAAGAGTGGTTTACAGTCAGGCCTATAAAGACGACTCGGGATTGCAATTTTTAGAAAAAGCAGGTATAGAACTTAAAAAAATAGATGCCATAGACGAATAATGTCCTACCAAAAAAAATATTTACCATTAGTTATAGGCACTGCAATTGCGGTGGGCATTTTTATTGGCGGAAAGTTAAATTTTTCTGATGCCCCAGACCGCTTATTTTCTACTAATAGTAAGAAGGATAAACTAAACAGGCTTATCGATTATATCGATTATGATTATGTGGACCATGTTAATACCGATAGTATTGTAGACGTTACCGTGAATGCCATTTTAGATAATCTGGATCCCCATTCTGTATACATTCCAAAAGAAGATATGCAGCGTGTTAGTGAAAACATGAAAGGTGATTTTATTGGCATAGGCGTTAGTTTTTATTCTTATAAAGATACAATCGCTGTGATTAGACCAATAGAAAATGGTCCCAGTGCTAAAGCGGGTATAAAAAGTGGCGACCGCATTATGATTGCTAATGGCGATACGCTTTTTGGTGGTAATTTTAAAGACGACGAGATTATTAGAAAGCTTAAAGGCCCCATAAATAGCAAAGTAAATCTAAAAGTGTTTAGAAAAGGTGAGCCCGATTTGTTAGATTTTACGGTAAAACGTAGCGTTATACCTATAAAAAGTGTAGATGCTGCTTATATGATTACCGAAAATTTAGGTTATATAAAAATTAACCGTTTTGCAGAATCTACTTATAAAGAGTTTAAAAAAGCATTAGAAAAATTAATAGCCAATGGCGCTGCCGAAATTGCTTTGGATTTACGCGATAACCCTGGAGGTTTTTTAGGTATTGCCGAGCAAATTGTCGATGAGTTTTTAGAAAAAGATAAACTTATTTTATTTACTAAGAATAAAAGCGGTCGTATTGATAAAAGCTTTGCATCAAGTAAAGGTGATTTTGAGAATGGCCATGTGTATGTCTTAATTAATGAGAATTCGGCGTCGGCAAGCGAAATTATTGCAGGGGCTTTACAAGATAACGATAAGGGCACTATTATTGGTAGGCGTTCTTATGGTAAAGGGCTCGTACAACGCGAAATGGCTTTGGGCGATGGCAGTGCTGTGCGATTAACCGTATCTCGCTATTATACACCAACGGGACGCTCTATACAAAGGCCCTACCAAAATGGCGAGCAAGATTATTTCGATGAGTACTTTAACAGGCTAGAAAGTGGCGAACTTTTAGATCCAGAAAAAATTACAGTGGCCGATTCGTTAAAATTTACAACTCCTAAAGGTAAAATAGTGTACGGCGGCGGCGGTATTATTCCCGATGTTTTTGTGCCTATAGATAATAGCTTGCACAATGAAACACTAATGTATATTCAGCGTCACGGTTTTATTGCTTATTTTGTGTTTGAAGAGTTAGAAAAAGACAGGCAAATTTACAGCGGTATTTCTAGGCAAGATTTTATTGATAATTTTGAGGTGGGTCAAGATTTAGTATTCGCTTTTGAAGATTACTTAAACGTGCGAACAAAATCTGAAATTTCTTTCCAAGACTATCACGATAAAGTAAAACAATACCTTAAGGCGACTCTGGCAGATCAACTTTATGGGAATGGTGCTTTTGAAGAGGTGTTTAATAAACACGATATGATGATTAAAGAGATTGTCAAATTAAGCGAAGCCAAACAAGATGTTAATTAAAAGCTTTTGTTTTTCAGGAAACCTAAAAACGAGATATTGAATGAATTTATACCAATTTAGTTTTGAAATGTCGTATTATTAATTTGAATTATTTTTTGTTCAGATGAGATAGAAAATTAAAGCATAGCCTGAGTTATGGTTTTATTTTATACTGAAATATGGGCGAAAAAGAAACAAATTATATGCGTCATGACATGGCTAATTTGGTATTAAAAGGGAATTATATTCTGGGATGCCGATAAAATTGAAAAAATTAATACTAGAACTGAAGTTTTTGTCTTAGGCAGAATATACTATATATTTACAGCATGCAAATTCCCGAAGGAAAAAAAATATATTTCGCCTCAGATAACCATTTAGGTGCCCCAACCATGGAAGCTTCTCGTATTCGCGAGAAAAAATTTGTGGCTTGGTTAGACACTGTTAAACAGGATGCCGCAGCCCTATTTTTGTTGGGTGATTTGTTTGATTTTTGGATGGAATACAAGTATGTTGTGCCAAAGGGCTTTACCAGAACTCTTGGTAAACTGGCAGAAATATCAGATTCTGGCATACCAATTTACTTTTTTGTAGGCAATCACGACCTCTGGATGAATGGGTATTTTGAAGATGAGCTCAATATTTCTGTACATCACAAGCCAGCCGAATTTACCTTTAACGATAAAACATTTTTTATAGGTCATGGCGATGGTTTAGGTCCAGGTGACAAAGGCTATAAACGCATGAAAAAAGTGTTTACAAATCCGGTTTTTAAATGGCTCTTTAGATGGCTACACCCCGATATTGGCGTGCGAATAGCACAATATTTGTCGGTAAAAAATAAGCTTATTTCAGGCGACGACGATGCTATTTTTTTAGGAGAAGACAACGAGTGGCTCGTGCAATATTGCAAAAAGAAATTAGAGGATAAACACCGCGATTTTTTTGTGTTTGGTCACAGACATTTACCTTTAGATATAAGCCTAAATGAGAACTCTAAATACCTCAATTTGGGCGATTGGATGCAGTATTACACCTACGGCGTTTTTGATGGCGAAACACTTCAGCTTAAAACCTTTGAGCCATAAAGTTTAGTTGCATATCTTATCTCAATTAAATTTTACGCTTTGTTTTTGAATGGGTCACTATTCCTATGGAAATTATTAATAAGTTGTACTTTAATGTGTTAATTTTACGTTTACACCAATTTAATTTTGAAATGTCGTATTGTTAATTTGAATTATGTTTTGTTTCGATGAGATAGAAATCGCAGATTCACGAACTCGTAATTATAAAATAATATGGGCGTGAGCTAAAATCAAAGCATAGCCCAAAGGTATGGTTTGATGTTATACCTAAATATGGGCGAAAAAGAACTGCGAAGCACATCATGAACGCCTATTTATAAAATAGAAAGATGTGAGTAACCGAATTATAGGCGACATAACATTGTTAATTGGGTATTTACCGCACTTATGTTTCAATTAAAAACATCTGAAATAGCCATTTTATTACACCGTGACTAATACTAAAGAGACCACAGAAAAGAAATCTAAAACGAAAAATAAGATTCTTAAAACAATTAGCAAGATTGTTTTAGGCCTTATCTTGGTATTCGTTGTGGTTATACTTTTTGTGAGAAGTCCGTGGGGACAAGATATAATTGTTAATAAAGCGGTTTCTTATATTTCAGATAAAACAAACACTAAAGTCGCTGTTAAAAACTTGTTTATTACCTTTAGTGGCGCTATTCAATTAGATGGTTTATATCTTGAAGATACCAAAGGCGATACGCTTGTTTATTCAAAATCGTTAGAAGCCAATGTGCCACTGTGGTCTATCATTACGGGGAAAGGAGTAGGTGTAGATGCACTTACTTGGGAAGGGCTGCGTGCAAATATTATAAGGAAAGACTCCATTTCGGGTTATAATTTTCAATTTTTAGTCGATGCCTTTACAACACCAGATCCCACTGCGGTTAAAACTGATACAACTGCAGCACCATTGCATTTAGTTTTGGGTAAACTCAACTTTAAAGATTTCGATATTGTTTTCGACGATGCTGTTGCCGGTATTGACAGCCATTTTAAAATTGGGAATTTGGCTGCCGATATGGAAAAAACCGATTTGGAGAACATGGTATTTAAAGCTTCTAAACTGGAGTTGTCAGATTCAAATATGACATTCATTCAAAATCCTGTTCCTGAAATACCCGATACAGAACCTAGCATTTTACCTGTTTTAGCCGTAGATAATTTGAACGTGACACAAGTTTCTGCCAACTACCAATCTTATACCGATAAGATGATAGCAGAGGTTACTATTGAAGACTTATCGTCTAAAATCCCTAATATCGATTTAGCAAATAATATTGTTGAGGTAGAGACTTTCCAATTACACAATTCAAGCCTTGTTTTACGCACAGAAACCAAAACAAAAGCCATAAATTATACGAGCAAAAAAGCATCTGAAGCCTTAGTTAAAGAAACTCCTGCTTTTAATTGGCCAGCTGTTCAGGTGGCAGTTGGTCATCTCGATTTGCAAAACAATAATTTCAGCTATTTTGTTGATAATACACCCACAAGACAAGGTGTTTTTAATCCTAATGCGATTGCGGTGACCAATTTTAATTTGCTTGCGAATACAATCAATCTTAAAAATCAAAATGCTGAAATGCAGGTTGAAAATATCGGGTTTCATGAGGTTTCGGGAATACACTTAAAAAACTTGAGCTTTAATTTTAAGGCAACCCACCAAGCATTAAATATTTCAAACCTAGAAACGGTCTTAAATAATAATGCCTTAAGCGCGAATTTAAGCATAGATTATCCGAGCATTTCGGCTTTAATTAAAAACCCAGAAACATCTAAATTCAACTTAGATATAGCTTCATTTCAAGTGGGGTTGCAAGATGTTTTTTTAATCGAGCCAGAATTGAAAAACATTGTACAACTCGAGACATTAAGTAAAAAACAGCTTAAAGGTCGTTTAAAAGCCAATGGTAATCTTTCAAACATTAAGGTTACTGAAATGAACACCCATTGGGGCAGCGATACCCAAATTTCACTGTTTGGAACACTTGAAAATGCCACCCAACTAGATAGCCTTCAATTTGATGTTCCAGAGTTTTCAGCAGTGACAAAAAACTCAGATATACTTCAATTTGTAAACGAAAAAGACCTCGGGGTACATCTTCCAGAAGATGCTGTATTAAAAGGGAGTCTAAGCGGAACGCCTAAAGCTATTTTCACCCAAGCCACACTAAGCACGACCCATGGAGTTGCCAAAGTTGATGCCCATTTTAAAAACGATAAAAAGTTAGCATTCCGTGCAGACATCAACATAGAAGATTATAAGTTAAACGCGCTACTTGATAATCCGCAAATGGGCCCCTTAAGCCTCAATCTTCAGGCTAGTGGCGA
Encoded here:
- the rsmA gene encoding 16S rRNA (adenine(1518)-N(6)/adenine(1519)-N(6))-dimethyltransferase RsmA, with the protein product MSNKPNQQQVKAKKHLGQHFLTDEAVAQKIANTLTLKNNDNILEIGPGMGVLTKYLLQKNIKTHVIEIDTESVAYLKANYLNLAPRIIEEDFLKYDLNVVFKGEPFAIIGNFPYNISTQIIFKTLDMRDQIPEFSGMFQKEVAQRICSKEGSKVYGILSVLVQAFYEAEYLFTVPPSVFNPPPKVDSGVLRLIRKENYSLGCDEKLLFRTVKTAFQQRRKTLRNSLKSFDLSDELKANPLFSKRPEQLSVEAFIELTQLIEKDINS
- the mgtE gene encoding magnesium transporter; its protein translation is MADEKENIKFELTKDLVRQVEQLIEVQDNKALRKLLKEFHYADIAEILDELGLEEAMYVIKLLDSETTSEILMELDEDNREKVLKNLSAQEIAEEVDELDTDDAADIIAELPEERQQEVINRLEDLEHKAEITELLAYDEDTAGGLMAKELVKVYETWTVAGCMRRIRGQAKEVTRVHSIYVVNKEEKLIGRLSLKDLIVAKSDQKISDLVKVNVDYVNVNDDAEDVAKIMAKYDLEAIPVVDDNHVLLGRITIDDIVDVLKEEAEKDYQLAAGITKDVEADDSIWKLTLARLPWLLIGMFGGLGAASIIEYFNEEMGSFIVLLSFVPLIQATAGNVGVQSSAIVVQGLANNAVDGNIVKRLFKEFFLAVVNGLAIALVALIVTHFVFGTPYIVSFTIGIALISVIIMAAIIGTFIPIFLYKRGIDPAVATGPFITTSNDVFGILTYFLIAKLILGF
- a CDS encoding deoxycytidylate deaminase, translating into MPEHKQLKYDKAYLRIAKEWGKLSYCKRRQVGAIIVKDRMIISDGYNGTPTGFENFCEDEQGYTKWYVLHAEANAILKVASSTQSCHGATLYITMSPCKECSKLIHQAGIIRVVYSQAYKDDSGLQFLEKAGIELKKIDAIDE
- a CDS encoding S41 family peptidase, with amino-acid sequence MSYQKKYLPLVIGTAIAVGIFIGGKLNFSDAPDRLFSTNSKKDKLNRLIDYIDYDYVDHVNTDSIVDVTVNAILDNLDPHSVYIPKEDMQRVSENMKGDFIGIGVSFYSYKDTIAVIRPIENGPSAKAGIKSGDRIMIANGDTLFGGNFKDDEIIRKLKGPINSKVNLKVFRKGEPDLLDFTVKRSVIPIKSVDAAYMITENLGYIKINRFAESTYKEFKKALEKLIANGAAEIALDLRDNPGGFLGIAEQIVDEFLEKDKLILFTKNKSGRIDKSFASSKGDFENGHVYVLINENSASASEIIAGALQDNDKGTIIGRRSYGKGLVQREMALGDGSAVRLTVSRYYTPTGRSIQRPYQNGEQDYFDEYFNRLESGELLDPEKITVADSLKFTTPKGKIVYGGGGIIPDVFVPIDNSLHNETLMYIQRHGFIAYFVFEELEKDRQIYSGISRQDFIDNFEVGQDLVFAFEDYLNVRTKSEISFQDYHDKVKQYLKATLADQLYGNGAFEEVFNKHDMMIKEIVKLSEAKQDVN
- a CDS encoding UDP-2,3-diacylglucosamine diphosphatase; protein product: MQIPEGKKIYFASDNHLGAPTMEASRIREKKFVAWLDTVKQDAAALFLLGDLFDFWMEYKYVVPKGFTRTLGKLAEISDSGIPIYFFVGNHDLWMNGYFEDELNISVHHKPAEFTFNDKTFFIGHGDGLGPGDKGYKRMKKVFTNPVFKWLFRWLHPDIGVRIAQYLSVKNKLISGDDDAIFLGEDNEWLVQYCKKKLEDKHRDFFVFGHRHLPLDISLNENSKYLNLGDWMQYYTYGVFDGETLQLKTFEP